A window of the [Limnothrix rosea] IAM M-220 genome harbors these coding sequences:
- the phoU gene encoding phosphate signaling complex protein PhoU: MHLSPKPTQKTRTNFERTLQRLEQEVLRMGALVEEAFRLGHNCLFKEDLEARELLVKLDKKIDRYYRKIEADCSAMLILQAPVGQDCRIVSAFMQLVRDLERIADYAKDLSEMSLRLVPYPTHILMAEIEGMSAHARLMLSTSLVALADLDQDAGAYVKHLDDRVDDDYDRLYEALANQQMIGGSIEPFILMGLIIRDLERMADHATNIAQRVSYVTTGERH, encoded by the coding sequence ATGCACTTATCTCCGAAGCCTACCCAAAAGACGCGTACAAATTTTGAGCGCACCTTACAAAGATTAGAACAAGAAGTATTGCGTATGGGAGCCTTGGTAGAGGAGGCATTTCGCCTCGGTCATAACTGCCTATTTAAAGAAGATTTAGAAGCACGAGAGCTATTAGTTAAATTAGATAAAAAAATAGATCGTTATTACCGAAAGATTGAGGCAGATTGCTCAGCGATGCTGATTTTGCAAGCGCCAGTTGGGCAAGATTGCCGCATTGTCAGTGCCTTTATGCAGCTGGTTCGAGATTTAGAAAGAATAGCTGATTATGCCAAGGATCTTTCAGAAATGTCGCTGCGCCTTGTGCCCTATCCTACCCATATTTTGATGGCGGAAATTGAGGGCATGTCTGCCCATGCAAGGTTGATGTTGTCCACAAGTTTGGTGGCTCTTGCCGACCTTGATCAAGATGCTGGTGCTTATGTCAAACACCTCGATGATCGTGTTGATGATGATTATGACCGTTTATATGAAGCCCTTGCCAATCAACAAATGATCGGCGGTTCCATCGAGCCTTTTATTTTAATGGGATTGATTATCCGTGATTTAGAACGGATGGCCGACCATGCCACTAATATTGCGCAACGCGTTTCCTATGTCACTACGGGAGAACGCCATTAA
- a CDS encoding DEAD/DEAH box helicase, with amino-acid sequence MPRLPKLQYDRGTLTLHPPPQGKDWLDFATWDDRIEKFRIPAHHYRRLVATLNQAPTEFIDDCHNFTPLDLQASFSLTPYPHQLEALTAWKQGDRQGVVVLPTAAGKTYLAQLAIESTPRPTLILVPTLDLMHQWYEQLTKAFPGVDVGLLGGGSRDRTPILVATYNSAAIHAETLGNQYALQIFDECHHLPSDFFRVIAEYSLAPYRLGLTATPERSDGKDKDLDWLIGKIVYDKTPDQLSGKALAAFQSIQIPVELTELEQKAYEQAIATRNQFLRDNHISLGSLQGWQYFVAASCRSPAGRRAMLAHRQAKDISAGTMGKLRTLSELIQKHYPDKILIFTNDNATVYRISQDFLIPALTHQTPVKERHNILEAFRHGQYHVLVTSHVLNEGVDVPAAKVAIILSGTSSSREYIQRLGRILRKGNSQNKLAILYELVAKNTNEEGVSVRRRSPSQRAFKSIEKSKISDFTNRAAESKKPWPKKNTEEF; translated from the coding sequence ATGCCGAGGCTTCCTAAACTCCAGTACGATCGCGGCACGTTAACGTTACATCCACCGCCACAGGGTAAAGATTGGCTTGATTTTGCCACTTGGGATGATCGCATCGAAAAATTCCGCATTCCTGCCCATCACTACCGTCGTCTCGTTGCAACGTTAAATCAAGCGCCAACCGAATTTATTGACGATTGCCACAACTTCACACCTTTAGATCTGCAAGCTAGTTTCTCTCTAACGCCTTATCCCCATCAACTAGAGGCACTGACGGCATGGAAACAGGGCGATCGCCAAGGTGTCGTAGTTTTGCCCACAGCCGCCGGCAAAACCTATCTGGCTCAACTCGCCATCGAATCAACGCCGAGACCAACCTTAATTTTGGTTCCCACCCTAGATTTGATGCACCAATGGTATGAGCAACTGACTAAGGCTTTTCCGGGGGTTGATGTAGGCTTGCTTGGTGGTGGCTCCCGCGATCGCACACCAATTTTAGTCGCGACCTATAACAGCGCCGCGATCCATGCCGAAACCCTCGGCAATCAATATGCGCTGCAAATTTTTGACGAATGCCACCATCTGCCCAGCGACTTTTTTCGGGTTATTGCTGAATATTCCCTTGCGCCCTATCGCCTCGGGTTAACAGCGACACCTGAACGCAGCGACGGAAAAGACAAAGACTTAGACTGGCTAATCGGCAAAATTGTCTACGACAAAACGCCCGACCAACTTTCTGGTAAAGCCCTCGCAGCATTTCAAAGTATTCAAATCCCCGTTGAACTGACAGAACTAGAACAAAAAGCCTACGAGCAGGCGATCGCCACCCGCAACCAATTTTTGCGAGACAACCATATTTCCTTGGGAAGTCTGCAGGGTTGGCAATATTTCGTTGCCGCCAGTTGTCGCTCCCCCGCAGGTCGTCGCGCCATGCTTGCCCACCGCCAAGCCAAAGATATTTCTGCCGGAACCATGGGTAAGCTACGCACTCTCAGTGAACTAATTCAGAAACATTACCCTGACAAAATTCTAATTTTCACCAACGATAATGCGACTGTTTATCGAATCTCCCAAGATTTTCTGATTCCTGCCCTCACCCATCAAACACCCGTCAAAGAAAGACACAATATTCTCGAAGCCTTCCGCCACGGTCAATACCACGTCCTAGTGACCTCCCATGTGCTCAATGAAGGGGTAGATGTACCCGCCGCAAAAGTAGCAATTATTCTGTCAGGGACGAGTTCTTCACGGGAATATATCCAACGACTTGGGCGAATTTTAAGAAAGGGAAATTCTCAAAACAAATTGGCAATCCTGTATGAATTGGTAGCAAAAAATACAAACGAAGAAGGGGTTTCAGTTAGACGGCGATCGCCATCACAAAGGGCATTCAAATCAATAGAAAAATCAAAAATATCCGACTTCACTAATCGCGCAGCAGAATCCAAAAAGCCTTGGCCAAAAAAGAATACAGAAGAATTTTAA
- a CDS encoding tetratricopeptide repeat protein, with product MAGLLKKLFSSDKPKSKKQPLPGDHLPALTDSDFEFLLDQLLQGLAHGWQPDRVEVFMLDLGSRGKAPAWEAWLKNFSARILAQSQRVQQRQIGTRLIYISDALNHSPKLQRLSKVFSQYGQQLVTGQKEGTLNLIWEYDGPDAVAEPTAEPVQDAQPLTEVKPAPPTPTAQPVAPQPTAETVIQSSPTAASDTVVQPPTPEVAATSEPQSTATETTFQPQTAEPVSPQSEALQVLFNRGLSKADQGDFAGAIADWDEVLKMNDQIPQVWHNRGSAFGCLGQFDSALQCFDKAIAILPTGVVAWKDRSYALMKLERWQEALESWNHTIELRDNVAEAWFQRGCTLERLGKMDNARINYRKAIALEPEFAQAKQRLELLESGVDIPSSPAPETASSPNPDPWGDA from the coding sequence ATGGCGGGTTTGTTAAAAAAACTTTTTTCGTCAGATAAGCCAAAGAGTAAAAAGCAGCCCTTACCCGGCGATCATCTTCCCGCACTGACCGATTCTGATTTTGAATTTTTGTTGGATCAATTGCTCCAAGGCCTCGCCCACGGTTGGCAGCCTGACCGCGTGGAAGTGTTTATGTTGGATTTGGGCAGCCGCGGCAAAGCCCCGGCATGGGAAGCTTGGTTAAAGAATTTTAGCGCGAGAATTTTGGCGCAATCCCAACGTGTCCAACAGCGTCAAATTGGCACTCGCCTCATTTACATTAGTGACGCGCTCAACCATTCTCCCAAATTACAGCGTCTCTCCAAGGTATTTTCCCAGTATGGTCAACAACTCGTAACGGGTCAAAAGGAAGGCACACTTAATTTGATTTGGGAATATGATGGCCCCGATGCCGTCGCTGAGCCAACGGCAGAACCTGTCCAAGATGCCCAGCCACTAACCGAAGTTAAACCAGCTCCCCCAACACCAACTGCACAACCCGTTGCGCCTCAACCAACAGCTGAAACAGTCATTCAATCTTCACCCACGGCGGCCAGTGACACAGTGGTACAACCACCAACGCCTGAGGTGGCAGCGACTTCCGAACCGCAATCAACCGCAACGGAAACGACTTTTCAACCCCAAACAGCGGAGCCTGTTTCTCCCCAAAGTGAGGCGCTCCAGGTACTTTTTAATCGGGGTTTAAGTAAGGCTGACCAAGGGGATTTTGCGGGGGCGATCGCCGACTGGGACGAAGTTTTAAAAATGAATGACCAGATCCCCCAGGTTTGGCACAATCGCGGTAGTGCTTTCGGTTGTCTTGGGCAATTTGATTCGGCGTTGCAATGCTTTGATAAGGCGATCGCCATTCTGCCCACAGGTGTTGTGGCGTGGAAAGATCGCAGCTACGCTCTCATGAAGCTGGAACGTTGGCAAGAGGCTCTAGAAAGCTGGAATCACACGATTGAATTGCGCGATAACGTGGCAGAGGCTTGGTTCCAACGGGGCTGTACCCTAGAGCGCCTCGGCAAAATGGATAATGCCCGAATCAACTACCGTAAGGCGATCGCCCTTGAACCAGAATTTGCCCAAGCCAAACAACGCCTTGAACTTCTCGAATCTGGCGTAGACATCCCTTCTAGCCCCGCCCCAGAAACCGCTTCTAGCCCGAACCCAGACCCCTGGGGAGACGCATAA
- the dnaX gene encoding DNA polymerase III subunit gamma/tau codes for MPYEPLHHKYRPQMFSELVGQEAIATTLSNALEQKRIAPAYLFSGPRGTGKTSSARILAKSLNCLNSANPTPAPCGECEVCRAIANGSALDVIEIDAASNTGVDNIRELIERSQFAPVQCRYKVYVIDECLTGDTLVTTRQGLMRLEDSQLKGKQVLSFSEQTGQWEYKKVLRWLDQGTKPTLTIKTNNREIRCTDNHLIRTTTGWVQAKNVVAGMKILSPVHAGAAQKSINTAQTAEFAALNEDISSRATNTAQKSTISQKSWRSPKTSNPFASAGVANSWTFLNSSSKKAKALKASNITGNDILSERDMVSGKKEQQIGKHNSNFCQQNNWDWSTAHYSATAVSTTQTPTVAFPAYVGHTAIAKKRGWITKSHDYQNLNQNPNVSLTKDTVSGQSPLEPFAIPSFVMSQPTSSQGTKVKQFLLSGFNTSLQKDELGGIWTMVPSPSTPPEPQTSNFTQKVFPPQKISSWLTGLLTWDTQQKLSATSENKTTRFTTTSNLAQTQRDAGLATIDNSQSPQWTTNFETVESVTWGKAEPVYDIEVEDNHNFVANGLLVHNCHMLSVAAFNALLKTLEEPPAHVVFVLATTDPQRVLPTIISRCQRFDYRRIPLDAMVGHLRKIARNENIDIPLESITLVSQIANGGLRDAESLLDQLSLLSGEITPDKVWDLVGAVPERDLLGLVQVIHSNSPEAVIQHCRNLLNRGREPLVVLQNLASFYLNLLIAKTAPQRGDLIAVTQPTWQALCQEAQGWDLALILKGQQHLKDSEYQLKNTTQPRLWLEITLLGLLPSALANVAVTTEAIASPPVFVPAQVAPAQVDPAPTPINPPPQETITHPFGEITPAPSPKPVAPEPMAEIPSPARAENRRSPQTTPPTATPEPSLTNNHVNNNPSIEPPVQQPLTPTPPQSQPVVEPIQAAPPAPERQPIPQPAPATTPIAATSSSPTISALEREQLWETMLAQLQPLTTQQLLRQQGCLVNFNGAMAVIGIKSQPLLGIAKSKQKNIEAAFQKACQKKIKISFQVGHEPAGDVDLFAPSPASPEPSPTAIDNVPPPAPEPPVRSLPITPAPVATPFDAPTNLPDAPAPIPSPQPVPEQPPLQVIPNTPPPPAVQPPVSTQPQNGSANGHNGSSAAQSMPIAPQDIAATPPQREAATEFAPESLEATEENGGDRLHHLTQAFAEFFNGEVIELTHLAPDNTEEAIMIDTASPTPAPKPEPALNLQGRPPVTTSPEDDIPF; via the coding sequence ATGCCCTATGAACCGCTCCACCATAAATATCGTCCCCAGATGTTTTCAGAACTGGTGGGACAGGAGGCGATCGCCACAACCCTTAGTAATGCTCTAGAGCAAAAGCGGATTGCACCAGCCTATTTATTTTCAGGGCCCCGCGGTACGGGTAAAACTTCCAGTGCCCGCATTCTCGCTAAATCTTTAAATTGTCTTAACTCTGCGAATCCGACTCCCGCGCCCTGTGGTGAATGCGAAGTGTGTCGGGCGATCGCCAACGGTTCTGCTTTAGATGTCATTGAAATTGACGCGGCGAGTAATACAGGCGTTGATAATATCCGCGAATTAATTGAGCGATCGCAGTTTGCACCAGTGCAATGTCGCTACAAAGTGTATGTCATTGACGAGTGTTTAACTGGGGACACACTTGTGACCACACGCCAAGGATTAATGCGCCTAGAGGATTCGCAACTCAAAGGTAAACAGGTTTTAAGTTTTTCTGAACAAACAGGGCAGTGGGAATATAAAAAAGTCTTGCGCTGGCTCGATCAAGGGACAAAACCGACCCTCACGATTAAAACGAATAACAGAGAAATTCGCTGCACAGACAATCACCTGATTCGCACAACTACAGGATGGGTACAAGCAAAAAACGTCGTCGCCGGAATGAAGATACTATCCCCTGTGCATGCGGGTGCGGCACAGAAATCTATAAATACGGCACAGACGGCAGAGTTCGCCGCTTTAAACGAGGACATCAGTTCAAGGGCAACAAATACGGCGCAAAAGAGTACAATCTCTCAAAAATCTTGGCGATCGCCGAAAACATCAAACCCCTTTGCAAGTGCGGGTGTAGCGAATTCTTGGACATTCCTAAATTCCTCCAGCAAAAAGGCAAAGGCATTAAAAGCATCGAATATTACTGGCAACGACATCCTTTCAGAAAGGGACATGGTATCTGGCAAAAAAGAACAGCAAATTGGCAAGCACAACTCCAATTTTTGTCAACAGAACAATTGGGATTGGTCTACGGCACATTACTCGGCGACGGCAGTCTCGACTACCCAAACGCCAACAGTCGCTTTCCCCGCTTACGTTGGACACACGGCGATCGCCAAAAAGCGTGGTTGGATCACAAAATCTCACGACTACCAGAACTTAAACCAAAATCCCAACGTGTCGCTAACAAAGGATACGGTCAGTGGTCAGTCACCGCTAGAACCGTTTGCCATCCCCAGCTTTGTGATGTCGCAGCCGACATCTTCTCAGGGAACAAAAGTAAAACAATTTCTCCTCAGTGGCTTCAACACGTCACTCCAGAAGGACGAGCTTGGTGGTATATGGACGATGGTTCCCTCTCCATCAACGCCACCGGAACCCCAAACATCCAATTTCACACAGAAGGTTTTTCCGCCTCAGAAAATCAGCTCTTGGCTCACTGGCTTACTGACTTGGGATACCCAGCAAAAACTCTCAGCTACCTCCGAAAACAAAACGACAAGATTTACCACTACGTCAAACTTGGCGCAAACTCAACGCGACGCTGGATTAGCAACCATCGACAATTCTCAATCCCCTCAATGGACTACAAATTTCGAGACGGTTGAATCAGTAACTTGGGGCAAAGCAGAACCCGTTTATGACATAGAAGTTGAAGATAATCACAATTTTGTTGCCAACGGCTTACTGGTACACAACTGCCATATGCTCAGCGTTGCGGCGTTTAATGCCTTGCTCAAAACCTTAGAAGAGCCGCCTGCCCATGTGGTGTTTGTGTTGGCGACGACGGATCCCCAGCGGGTTTTGCCGACGATTATTTCGCGCTGTCAACGGTTTGACTATCGACGGATTCCCCTCGACGCGATGGTTGGCCACCTCCGGAAAATTGCTCGCAACGAAAATATTGATATTCCCCTCGAATCGATCACCTTAGTTTCTCAAATTGCCAATGGTGGTCTGCGGGATGCGGAAAGTTTGCTCGATCAGCTCAGTTTGCTTTCTGGGGAAATTACGCCCGATAAGGTTTGGGATTTGGTGGGCGCTGTGCCTGAGCGGGATTTGTTGGGATTAGTTCAGGTCATTCACAGTAATAGTCCAGAGGCGGTGATTCAGCACTGTCGTAATTTGCTTAATCGGGGGCGTGAACCTTTGGTTGTGCTGCAAAATTTGGCGAGCTTTTATCTGAATTTACTCATTGCAAAAACTGCGCCCCAACGGGGAGATTTAATCGCGGTCACCCAACCTACTTGGCAAGCTCTCTGTCAGGAGGCACAGGGGTGGGATCTGGCGTTAATCCTGAAGGGTCAGCAGCACCTCAAGGACAGTGAATATCAACTGAAAAATACGACCCAGCCGCGTTTGTGGTTAGAGATTACTCTTTTGGGGTTATTACCCTCGGCTTTAGCGAATGTTGCAGTAACGACTGAGGCGATCGCCAGTCCGCCAGTGTTTGTCCCAGCTCAAGTTGCCCCGGCTCAAGTTGACCCTGCGCCAACTCCTATTAATCCACCACCACAAGAAACGATCACCCATCCCTTTGGGGAAATTACACCTGCCCCCTCGCCGAAGCCTGTTGCTCCAGAGCCAATGGCAGAAATCCCGTCACCGGCTAGGGCAGAAAATCGGCGATCGCCCCAAACGACTCCTCCAACAGCAACACCCGAACCAAGTCTTACCAACAATCATGTCAATAACAATCCTTCAATTGAACCACCAGTACAACAACCCCTGACTCCCACCCCACCCCAATCACAGCCAGTTGTTGAACCGATTCAGGCAGCACCACCAGCACCAGAGCGCCAACCCATTCCACAGCCAGCTCCCGCAACAACACCGATTGCCGCGACCTCCTCTAGCCCCACCATTTCTGCCCTAGAGCGCGAACAGCTGTGGGAAACCATGCTTGCCCAGCTACAACCCCTGACGACGCAGCAACTTCTACGGCAACAGGGATGTTTAGTAAACTTTAATGGCGCAATGGCAGTAATTGGCATCAAAAGTCAGCCGTTACTGGGGATTGCCAAAAGTAAGCAGAAAAATATTGAAGCCGCCTTTCAAAAAGCTTGTCAGAAAAAAATCAAAATTTCCTTTCAAGTCGGTCATGAACCAGCGGGGGATGTGGATTTATTTGCGCCGTCACCAGCTTCCCCGGAGCCATCACCTACGGCCATTGATAATGTCCCACCGCCAGCACCAGAACCGCCAGTGCGTTCTTTACCGATTACGCCAGCGCCTGTGGCGACTCCTTTTGATGCGCCAACGAATTTACCAGATGCTCCTGCGCCAATTCCTTCACCTCAGCCAGTGCCAGAGCAGCCGCCATTACAGGTCATTCCGAACACACCGCCGCCCCCAGCAGTACAACCGCCAGTTTCGACTCAACCCCAGAACGGCTCAGCGAATGGTCATAACGGTTCTTCGGCGGCTCAATCTATGCCGATCGCCCCCCAAGATATTGCCGCAACTCCTCCTCAACGGGAAGCTGCAACTGAGTTTGCACCAGAATCTCTTGAAGCGACCGAAGAAAATGGTGGCGATCGCCTGCATCATCTCACCCAAGCATTTGCGGAATTTTTTAATGGAGAAGTGATCGAGCTGACCCACCTCGCCCCTGACAACACAGAAGAAGCAATCATGATCGACACGGCTTCCCCAACACCAGCCCCCAAACCAGAGCCCGCCCTAAACCTTCAAGGTCGCCCTCCTGTTACAACTTCCCCGGAAGATGATATTCCGTTTTAG
- the gcvT gene encoding glycine cleavage system aminomethyltransferase GcvT produces MTLLRTPLYDLSAAAKARFVEFSGWEMAVQYSGLKAEHNAVRDSVGMFDISHMGKFALAGENLVAALQTLVPSNLARLSAGQAQYTVLLNEKAGIIDDIIYYHQGDRQGFLIVNAATTQKDWDWLTAHLQPKGISLTDVSREKVLIAVQGQKAEVTLQPFVENLDLASLKMFNHSEATIEGESAFIARTGYTGEDGFEVMVSPAVGQKLWQKLSDAGVVPCGLGCRDTLRLETALHLYGQDIDDDTTPLEAGLGWLIHWDEKDYFIGKEILTAQKKQGITKRLVGLEMQARGIARHDYPVLVEGKAVGLVTSGTMSPTLNQAIALAYLPREFAKKGQAVEIEIRGKLYPAKVVKKPFYRSPSRK; encoded by the coding sequence ATGACTTTACTCCGTACGCCTCTCTACGACTTATCCGCCGCTGCTAAAGCTCGTTTTGTTGAGTTTTCGGGCTGGGAAATGGCAGTGCAATATAGCGGTCTCAAAGCGGAACATAATGCCGTGCGCGATAGCGTGGGGATGTTCGATATTTCCCACATGGGTAAATTTGCCCTAGCTGGCGAAAATTTAGTGGCAGCCCTCCAAACCCTTGTGCCGTCAAATCTAGCGAGATTATCGGCCGGTCAAGCTCAATATACGGTACTGCTCAATGAAAAAGCAGGCATTATCGACGACATCATTTACTACCATCAAGGCGATCGCCAAGGATTTTTAATCGTAAATGCAGCGACAACCCAAAAGGATTGGGATTGGCTCACGGCCCATCTCCAACCTAAGGGAATTTCACTAACCGACGTTTCGCGGGAAAAGGTTTTAATTGCGGTTCAAGGTCAAAAAGCCGAAGTAACCCTACAGCCCTTCGTGGAGAATTTAGATTTAGCTAGCCTCAAAATGTTTAACCATAGCGAGGCAACAATCGAAGGAGAATCAGCTTTTATCGCACGGACAGGTTATACCGGCGAAGATGGCTTTGAGGTGATGGTTTCCCCAGCAGTTGGCCAAAAGCTATGGCAAAAACTAAGCGATGCCGGAGTGGTTCCCTGTGGCTTGGGTTGTCGCGATACCCTCCGACTCGAAACTGCTTTGCATCTCTACGGCCAAGATATAGATGATGACACCACCCCCCTCGAAGCTGGTTTGGGCTGGCTCATCCATTGGGATGAAAAAGATTATTTTATCGGCAAAGAGATTCTGACAGCGCAAAAAAAACAAGGGATAACTAAACGTTTAGTGGGTTTGGAAATGCAAGCTCGCGGTATTGCCCGCCATGATTATCCGGTGCTAGTCGAGGGGAAAGCGGTGGGTCTTGTCACCAGCGGTACGATGTCGCCTACCCTCAATCAGGCGATCGCCCTTGCCTACCTACCGCGCGAATTTGCCAAAAAAGGCCAAGCTGTCGAGATTGAAATTCGAGGTAAACTTTACCCAGCTAAAGTCGTGAAAAAGCCGTTTTATCGCTCGCCATCACGGAAATAG
- a CDS encoding 1-acyl-sn-glycerol-3-phosphate acyltransferase, with translation MSKPDFFPTKTQPMLIRLVQSISYWIGRFKYQLKLRVSEADLGKVRELGDARIVLMPNHPTFDDGLAVFLFATQLGEIFNYLVAHENFDGWLGDFLPKMGCYSIRRGLGDRRSISHTLELLKEERARMVIFPEGGCSFQNDAIMPFRTGAIQLPFQAMQSIAKKTKEFPPCYLVPISIKYRYLKSGTDIIEKSLQNLESHFGIQPESKDFYPRLRRVSEAVMSTLEDEYNIEPPAAADWNDRINLTRKTVLNLCQEQLGISFPDDFPLRERVYKMQALLIEKADDEFALDLETYEKLYQSTMRLLNFDAIYDGYVEAYPTPERFIDTLTRLEREVFRVEIPEPKGLHEAWLKVGEPLNIQDYAEQYQGDRQGTIAQLTDKMQFEVQNNLLEMMLDDRPELD, from the coding sequence ATGTCTAAGCCTGATTTCTTTCCGACGAAAACCCAACCGATGCTGATTCGTTTGGTGCAAAGTATTTCCTACTGGATCGGACGGTTTAAATACCAACTGAAATTACGGGTTAGTGAAGCGGATCTTGGCAAGGTACGTGAATTAGGTGATGCTCGTATTGTCTTGATGCCAAATCATCCCACCTTTGATGATGGTCTCGCTGTTTTTCTGTTTGCCACTCAGCTTGGTGAAATTTTTAATTATTTAGTGGCCCACGAAAATTTTGATGGTTGGCTTGGGGATTTTTTGCCGAAGATGGGCTGTTATTCTATCCGTCGTGGTTTAGGCGATCGCCGCAGTATTTCCCACACCCTAGAACTCCTCAAAGAAGAACGAGCGAGAATGGTGATCTTTCCAGAGGGAGGCTGCTCCTTCCAAAACGATGCAATTATGCCCTTCCGCACAGGGGCGATTCAGTTACCATTCCAAGCAATGCAATCGATTGCCAAAAAAACCAAAGAATTTCCCCCTTGTTACCTCGTGCCCATCAGCATCAAATATCGCTACCTCAAGTCCGGCACAGATATCATCGAAAAAAGCCTGCAAAATCTCGAAAGCCACTTTGGTATTCAGCCAGAATCCAAGGATTTTTATCCGCGCCTGCGCCGGGTCTCAGAAGCGGTGATGTCCACATTAGAAGACGAATATAATATCGAGCCACCAGCCGCTGCCGATTGGAATGACCGCATCAACCTCACCCGCAAAACCGTCTTAAACCTTTGTCAGGAGCAGTTGGGAATTTCTTTTCCCGATGATTTCCCCCTGCGGGAACGGGTCTATAAAATGCAGGCTTTACTGATTGAAAAAGCCGATGATGAGTTTGCCCTCGATCTCGAAACTTACGAAAAACTCTACCAATCGACCATGAGACTGCTCAATTTTGATGCCATTTACGACGGTTATGTTGAAGCCTACCCAACGCCAGAGCGGTTTATTGATACCCTCACTCGTCTAGAACGGGAAGTCTTTCGGGTGGAAATCCCTGAGCCAAAGGGTTTACATGAGGCATGGCTCAAGGTTGGTGAACCGCTTAATATCCAAGATTATGCTGAGCAGTATCAGGGCGATCGCCAAGGAACCATTGCCCAGCTTACGGATAAGATGCAGTTTGAAGTGCAAAATAATCTACTGGAAATGATGTTGGATGACCGTCCAGAGCTAGATTAA
- a CDS encoding Hpt domain-containing protein, with protein MDAASQQKILGYFIEEAKEHLETIEQGILDLGGAADDSEQMNELFRAAHSVKGGAAMLGYTSIQKTAHRLEDGFKIFKENKIPVDQQLESLFLSAYDILSALLDKLQSPYGLKDEDGKAMVKEAEPQFAELQSYLESLARGETPQPKASGSPATGTMGEQLRDYLRQMLAIFKQEATPENRQKLQKVCVALAKLDKETKAWQTILKAAHKAIANPAHSFNLLAPVVIKEIKTAGDHLDLGEPKKITLSPELKHLAIAKMPQILVPVDPSHAAKALSKAFSQKQIGQLVKILSSKK; from the coding sequence GTGGATGCTGCCAGCCAACAAAAAATTCTCGGCTACTTTATCGAGGAAGCAAAAGAACACCTAGAAACCATCGAACAAGGCATTCTCGATCTGGGTGGTGCTGCTGATGACAGCGAACAAATGAACGAACTTTTTCGGGCGGCCCACTCTGTAAAAGGTGGCGCGGCGATGTTGGGCTATACCAGCATTCAAAAGACCGCCCACCGCCTTGAGGATGGTTTTAAAATCTTTAAAGAGAATAAGATCCCAGTCGATCAACAGCTCGAATCTCTATTTCTCAGCGCCTATGATATCCTGTCGGCGCTCCTTGACAAGCTCCAAAGTCCCTACGGACTGAAGGACGAAGACGGTAAGGCCATGGTAAAAGAGGCAGAACCGCAATTTGCTGAACTCCAGTCCTACCTCGAAAGTTTAGCCCGTGGTGAAACCCCTCAACCTAAAGCTTCTGGCTCTCCTGCTACAGGAACAATGGGTGAACAGCTCCGCGACTATCTCAGACAAATGTTAGCGATTTTCAAGCAGGAGGCAACGCCAGAAAATCGTCAAAAATTGCAGAAGGTTTGTGTTGCTTTAGCCAAGCTCGATAAGGAGACCAAGGCTTGGCAAACGATTCTCAAAGCTGCCCATAAGGCGATCGCCAACCCTGCTCATTCTTTTAATCTTCTGGCTCCGGTCGTCATTAAAGAAATCAAAACAGCGGGCGATCATTTAGATCTTGGTGAACCGAAAAAAATTACCCTTAGCCCCGAATTAAAGCATTTAGCCATCGCGAAAATGCCCCAGATTTTGGTTCCTGTCGATCCGAGCCATGCTGCGAAGGCACTTTCAAAAGCCTTTAGTCAAAAGCAAATTGGTCAACTCGTTAAGATTCTCAGCAGCAAAAAGTAG